The following proteins come from a genomic window of Populus alba chromosome 12, ASM523922v2, whole genome shotgun sequence:
- the LOC118046292 gene encoding small ribosomal subunit protein RACK1, whose translation MATETLILRGTMRAHTDQVTAIATPIDNTDMIVSSSRDKSIILWHLTKDEKTYGVARRRLTGHSHFVQDVVLSSDGQFALSGSWDGELRLWDLATGVSARRFVGHTKDVLSVAFSFDNRQIVSASRDKTIKLWNTLGECKYTIQEAESHTDWVSCVRFSPSTLQPTIVSASWDKTVKVWNLTNCKLRSTLAGHSGYVNTVAVSPDGSLCASGGKDGVILLWDLAEGKKLYSLDAGAVINALCFSPNRYWLCAATENSIKIWDLESKMVVDDLKVDLKAEAEKSEGITATAVSTKKKIYCTSLNWSADGSTLFSGYTDGVIRVWGVGRY comes from the exons ATGGCCACCGAGACCCTTATTCTTCGAGGCACCATGAGAGCCCACACTGACCAGGTCACAGCAATAGCCACACCAATTGACAACACTGACATGATTGTCAGTTCATCCCGCGACAAGTCCATCATTCTTTGGCACTTAACCAAAGATGAAAAAACCTATGGTGTCGCTCGCCGTCGTTTGACTGGTCACTCCCACTTTGTACAAGACGTTGTTCTCTCCTCCGATGGTCAGTTCGCTTTGTCCGGTTCCTGGGACGGCGAGCTCCGCCTCTGGGACTTGGCTACTGGTGTCTCTGCTCGCCGATTCGTCGGCCACACCAAGGATGTGCTGTCTGTTGCCTTCTCTTTTGATAACCGACAGATCGTTTCCGCTTCAAGGGACAAGACAATCAAGCTGTGGAATACTCTTGGTGAATGCAAGTATACCATTCAAGAGGCTGAATCTCATACCGACTGGGTTTCGTGTGTGCGTTTTAGCCCAAGTACGTTGCAGCCTACGATTGTTTCTGCTTCATGGGACAAGACAGTGAAGGTTTGGAATTTGACTAACTGCAAGCTGAGGTCTACCCTCGCAGGGCATAGTGGATATGTGAACACGGTGGCCGTTTCGCCAGATGGTTCATTGTGTGCAAGTGGAGGGAAAGATGGGGTGATTTTGTTGTGGGATTTGGCTGAAGGAAAGAAGCTTTATAGTTTGGATGCAGGTGCAGTGATTAATGCGTTGTGCTTTAGCCCTAATAGGTACTGGCTATGTGCTGCCACAGAGAATAGCATTAAGATTTGGGATCTGGAGAGCAAGATGGTTGTTGATGATTTGAAGGTTGATCTCAAAGCCGAAGCTGAGAAATCAGAGGGTATTACCGCAACTGCTGTCAGTACCAAGAAGAAG ATCTACTGCACAAGCTTGAACTGGAGTGCTGATGGAAGCACCTTGTTCAGTGGCTACACCGATGGTGTTATCCGAGTCTGGGGAGTTGGTCGCTATTAG
- the LOC118046293 gene encoding peroxisome biogenesis protein 3-2 isoform X2 yields the protein MLSLRLYNAREQRLADMEREFARQRANDELIKAQLQVHFENVQLIADTTTLPHAMQYLRSRIAEELDLSQLTERLQKGKGKPYTLTSSEKLELWDRLKILSFTQMVVSLWAVTILSLYIKVQVNILGRHLYIDTARGLGSSLLLENVDLIDRDDQQKFLAGADFLANNGLLALISNIQAVVTEVIEGKKLIDLFNTTSFHETVMQILDKFMSVGSLHQWIDYLMSEDSGHSKLGTSSSIDDTVLPNSTNFDQLMVEARTVLSSAEFGKIMGISLKVAVDALVEDMEAQCQSTGASLTSGIPLAKLLSRVMQIVPSLLREASQNQFIQIIWTVPEVELFFTLLYANNLVD from the exons atgctttctttaag ACTATACAATGCTCGCGAACAGAGGCTCGCTGATATGGAAAGAGAATTTGCTCGCCAACGGGCAAATGATGAACTCATCAAGGCCCA ATTGCAAGTCCATTTCGAGAATGTGCAATTAATAGCTGATACAACAACATTGCCTCATGCAATGCAATATTTAAGAAGTAGGATAGCGGAAGAGTTGGACCTTTCACAGCTCACTGAAAGGCTACAGAAAGGGAAGGGTAAGCCATACACGCTTACCTCTTCAGAGAAACTTGAACTGTGGGACAGACTCAAAATCCTAA GTTTCACACAAATGGTGGTGTCGCTGTGGGCTGTGACAATACTTAGCTTATATATCAAAGTTCAAGTAAATATTCTAGGAAGACATTTGTATATTGATACTGCACGTGGCCTTGGAAGCTCACTTTTACTT GAGAATGTCGATCTCATTGATAGGGATGACCAGCAAAAATTTTTGGCTGGTGCTGACTTTCTTGCTAATAATGGCCTGCTGGCATTGATTTCAAATATCCAGGCTGTGGTAACAGAAGTTATTGAGGG AAAGAAGTTGATTGATTTGTTCAACACCACATCTTTTCACGAAACTGTCATGCAAATACTTGACAAGTTTATGAGCGTGGGAAGTCTACATCAATGGATAGATTACTTAATGTCTGAAGATAGTGGGCACTCCAAACTAGGCACAAGCTCCAGCATTGACGACACGGTCCTTCCTAATAGCACAAATTTTGATCAGCTTATGGTGGAGGCACGAACAGTGCTATCAAG TGCTGAATTTGGTAAAATCATGGGAATATCTTTGAAAGTGGCAGTGGATGCACTGGTGGAGGATATGGAAGCTCAGTGTCAGTCCACCGGGGCCAGTCTAACATCAGGGATACCACTGGCAAAACTTCTATCACGAGTTATGCAGATAGTACCATCGTTACTCCGTGAAGCAAGCCAAAACCAGTTTATCCAAATCATCTGGACTGTACCAGAAGTTGAACTGTTCTTCACTCTCCTCTATGCAAACAACCTTGTAGACTAG
- the LOC118046293 gene encoding peroxisome biogenesis protein 3-2 isoform X1: protein MLSLRNFWRRHRSKILITASVLGSGYFLYRLYNAREQRLADMEREFARQRANDELIKAQLQVHFENVQLIADTTTLPHAMQYLRSRIAEELDLSQLTERLQKGKGKPYTLTSSEKLELWDRLKILSFTQMVVSLWAVTILSLYIKVQVNILGRHLYIDTARGLGSSLLLENVDLIDRDDQQKFLAGADFLANNGLLALISNIQAVVTEVIEGKKLIDLFNTTSFHETVMQILDKFMSVGSLHQWIDYLMSEDSGHSKLGTSSSIDDTVLPNSTNFDQLMVEARTVLSSAEFGKIMGISLKVAVDALVEDMEAQCQSTGASLTSGIPLAKLLSRVMQIVPSLLREASQNQFIQIIWTVPEVELFFTLLYANNLVD, encoded by the exons atgctttctttaag GAATTTTTGGAGAAGGCATAGGAGTAAAATTCTTATTACAGCAAGTGTTTTAGGAAGTGGGTATTTTCTTTATAGACTATACAATGCTCGCGAACAGAGGCTCGCTGATATGGAAAGAGAATTTGCTCGCCAACGGGCAAATGATGAACTCATCAAGGCCCA ATTGCAAGTCCATTTCGAGAATGTGCAATTAATAGCTGATACAACAACATTGCCTCATGCAATGCAATATTTAAGAAGTAGGATAGCGGAAGAGTTGGACCTTTCACAGCTCACTGAAAGGCTACAGAAAGGGAAGGGTAAGCCATACACGCTTACCTCTTCAGAGAAACTTGAACTGTGGGACAGACTCAAAATCCTAA GTTTCACACAAATGGTGGTGTCGCTGTGGGCTGTGACAATACTTAGCTTATATATCAAAGTTCAAGTAAATATTCTAGGAAGACATTTGTATATTGATACTGCACGTGGCCTTGGAAGCTCACTTTTACTT GAGAATGTCGATCTCATTGATAGGGATGACCAGCAAAAATTTTTGGCTGGTGCTGACTTTCTTGCTAATAATGGCCTGCTGGCATTGATTTCAAATATCCAGGCTGTGGTAACAGAAGTTATTGAGGG AAAGAAGTTGATTGATTTGTTCAACACCACATCTTTTCACGAAACTGTCATGCAAATACTTGACAAGTTTATGAGCGTGGGAAGTCTACATCAATGGATAGATTACTTAATGTCTGAAGATAGTGGGCACTCCAAACTAGGCACAAGCTCCAGCATTGACGACACGGTCCTTCCTAATAGCACAAATTTTGATCAGCTTATGGTGGAGGCACGAACAGTGCTATCAAG TGCTGAATTTGGTAAAATCATGGGAATATCTTTGAAAGTGGCAGTGGATGCACTGGTGGAGGATATGGAAGCTCAGTGTCAGTCCACCGGGGCCAGTCTAACATCAGGGATACCACTGGCAAAACTTCTATCACGAGTTATGCAGATAGTACCATCGTTACTCCGTGAAGCAAGCCAAAACCAGTTTATCCAAATCATCTGGACTGTACCAGAAGTTGAACTGTTCTTCACTCTCCTCTATGCAAACAACCTTGTAGACTAG